The following are encoded in a window of Geitlerinema sp. PCC 9228 genomic DNA:
- a CDS encoding DUF4178 domain-containing protein — MIAIVWLAIILLVAVGVVLVVRQRRLSPQNEQESPSLKRNVFNLQIGDIVQYMERDWIVEGKLIYEESGFSWSEYMLQDGDDLRWLSVEEDDTVEVQWLEPTQVLDISGEPPRELTFAGETYYREGSGIANMKRIGTVQRRNAEQCRYYDYEGEGDNVLSIEDWDGEIEVTVGRTIRPSDLSLLPGEGDRVYRYS, encoded by the coding sequence ATGATTGCAATTGTTTGGTTGGCTATTATTCTTTTAGTTGCCGTTGGCGTCGTTTTGGTCGTCCGTCAAAGGCGTCTCTCCCCACAAAACGAACAAGAATCTCCTTCTTTAAAGCGAAATGTGTTTAATTTGCAAATTGGCGATATCGTTCAATATATGGAACGAGATTGGATCGTGGAAGGCAAGTTAATTTACGAGGAAAGTGGCTTTAGCTGGTCGGAATACATGCTGCAAGACGGCGATGATTTGCGTTGGCTGTCGGTGGAAGAAGACGACACGGTGGAAGTTCAGTGGTTGGAACCTACCCAAGTTTTGGACATCAGCGGCGAACCGCCACGGGAGTTGACCTTTGCCGGAGAAACCTACTATCGCGAAGGGTCTGGGATTGCCAATATGAAACGCATTGGTACAGTACAGCGACGCAATGCCGAACAATGCCGCTATTACGATTATGAAGGAGAGGGGGATAATGTTTTGTCTATAGAAGATTGGGATGGCGAGATTGAAGTGACGGTGGGTCGTACCATTCGTCCTAGCGATTTGTCGCTTTTGCCGGGAGAAGGCGATCGCGTTTATCGCTACAGTTAA
- a CDS encoding polyamine aminopropyltransferase, translating into MTRYQRNLLLVAAAISSSSGLAVELLLGNLASYLVGNEALSYGIAVGGFLAAMGVGSYLSRFIADETSWESGEELSPQQREDLLSSFAKVELAIAPLTAFLPLGLFALFVVDGFLWLGLFLVTLVLGILAGLEIPLLTRLVEQEEGLREALAGVLAMDYLGALLGSLVFPVVLLPVFGMFPSAAIIGSLPAVMVFLLGRAFPQLRVWRWVGLAVAAGLLGFAWVAVPIGNSLENKLYADPVVGRWQSAYQRLVLTRWGRDMRLFLNGDLQLSTADEYRYHEALVHPAMVAAENPRRVLLLGAGDGMALREVLKWEQVERVLLLELDPAVVSLAQNHPFLSKLSDRAWEDPRVEVRYGDAFRIAPTLAETFDVIIADFPDPDRTALAKLYSKGFYEGLRSRLAPTGAMVTQASSPFFAPQAFACIAATLEASDMSVYPYRTDVPSFGPWGFVMAANQPFDPSVPISLSVKTRYLTPHLFPTLFQIPEDIRREDVEINTLAHPIIARYQSDRRWNLY; encoded by the coding sequence ATGACTCGATACCAACGCAATCTCTTGCTGGTAGCGGCGGCTATATCTTCTAGCAGTGGCTTGGCTGTAGAACTTTTGCTAGGCAATCTCGCCAGCTATCTGGTCGGCAACGAGGCCCTTTCCTACGGAATTGCTGTGGGAGGTTTTTTGGCGGCCATGGGGGTAGGTTCCTATTTGAGTCGCTTCATTGCTGACGAAACTAGTTGGGAATCTGGGGAAGAACTTTCTCCCCAGCAGCGGGAAGATTTGCTTTCTAGTTTTGCTAAAGTAGAACTCGCGATCGCGCCTCTAACCGCATTCTTGCCTTTAGGCTTGTTTGCCTTGTTTGTGGTGGATGGCTTTTTGTGGCTGGGTTTGTTTTTGGTAACCCTAGTTTTGGGAATTTTAGCTGGTTTGGAAATCCCCCTACTAACGCGATTGGTCGAACAAGAAGAAGGACTTCGGGAAGCTTTGGCCGGTGTTTTGGCAATGGATTATTTGGGGGCCTTGCTGGGGTCGTTGGTGTTTCCCGTGGTGTTGCTGCCGGTGTTTGGCATGTTTCCTTCCGCCGCCATTATTGGTTCCTTACCCGCGGTCATGGTATTTTTATTAGGACGTGCTTTTCCCCAACTGCGTGTTTGGCGATGGGTGGGGTTGGCAGTAGCCGCTGGTTTGTTGGGATTTGCCTGGGTAGCTGTTCCCATTGGCAATAGTTTGGAAAATAAGTTGTACGCCGATCCGGTGGTCGGTAGGTGGCAGTCTGCCTACCAACGGTTGGTTCTCACGCGATGGGGTCGGGATATGCGTTTGTTTCTCAATGGCGATTTGCAGCTTTCCACCGCTGACGAATACCGCTACCACGAGGCTTTGGTTCACCCTGCTATGGTGGCCGCAGAAAATCCCCGTCGGGTGTTGTTGCTGGGGGCAGGCGATGGCATGGCGTTGCGCGAAGTTCTAAAATGGGAGCAGGTGGAACGAGTTTTATTGCTGGAGTTGGATCCGGCGGTGGTCAGCCTAGCACAAAACCATCCGTTTTTATCCAAACTGAGCGATCGCGCTTGGGAAGACCCACGGGTGGAAGTACGGTATGGGGATGCTTTTCGGATAGCCCCTACTTTAGCAGAAACCTTTGATGTGATTATTGCTGATTTCCCCGATCCGGACCGGACAGCTTTGGCTAAATTATATTCTAAGGGATTTTACGAAGGATTGCGATCGCGCCTTGCTCCTACAGGGGCCATGGTAACCCAAGCTTCCAGTCCGTTTTTTGCCCCCCAAGCGTTTGCCTGTATTGCTGCTACCCTAGAAGCAAGCGATATGTCTGTTTATCCTTATCGAACCGATGTTCCCAGTTTTGGTCCTTGGGGATTTGTCATGGCGGCCAATCAGCCTTTTGACCCCTCTGTTCCCATTTCTTTATCCGTGAAAACCCGATATTTAACCCCCCATTTGTTTCCCACGTTGTTTCAAATACCAGAGGATATTCGTAGAGAGGATGTGGAAATCAATACCCTCGCTCATCCTATTATTGCTCGCTATCAAAGCGATCGGCGATGGAATTTGTATTAA
- a CDS encoding DUF350 domain-containing protein: MMELIQAVGETIGWAFIGVLVLYAATRLFDWIDPINHQAELRQGNVAVAIFVGSVILALAAIVVAVIVT, translated from the coding sequence ATGATGGAGCTAATACAAGCAGTTGGAGAAACCATTGGTTGGGCTTTTATTGGTGTTTTGGTTTTGTACGCAGCCACCCGCCTGTTTGATTGGATCGATCCCATCAACCACCAAGCAGAACTTCGTCAGGGAAATGTAGCCGTTGCCATTTTTGTGGGATCGGTGATTTTGGCCTTGGCAGCGATTGTGGTTGCGGTGATTGTCACCTAG
- a CDS encoding phospholipase D-like domain-containing protein: MWVRIFAIVCLGLVGVGCRQTVSEKRYPDPLPQDPNITVHFNQDPSNSYTEPYRQQQRRGDNLEAILVEAIRQATTSVDVAIQELRLPQVAQALAQRAREGVQIRIVLENTYSRPWSDFSPAEIQNFDQRKRDRYQEFVQLADINGNGQLSQKEIQKRDALVILKNANIPVIDDTADGSRGSGLMHHKFIVIDGQKVLVSSANLTTSGIHGDFLKPASRGNANHLLKIDSPQLAQIFTKEFERMWGDGPQGKPDSQFGLQKPPHHSQKVFVGNTPVTVRFSPTSPSQLWSASTNGTIAEILQGTNETTDLALFVFSEQKIANVLAKKYQQGVKIRALFDPGFAYRFYSEGLDMLGAALARSNCEYELDNQPWENQLASVGTPTLPPGDKLHHKFAVVDDKTVITGSHNWTAAANHENDETLLAIENATVAAHFIREFERLYDTARLGVPARVAAKIRDRHTQCQTIAAPQSVQVTGKININTATQKELETLPGIGPALAQRIIEKRSQKPFSSLEDLQAVSGIGPKTVADLSDRVTW, encoded by the coding sequence ATGTGGGTGCGTATATTTGCTATTGTATGCTTGGGCTTGGTGGGTGTAGGTTGCCGACAAACAGTCTCGGAAAAGCGCTATCCGGACCCTTTGCCCCAAGACCCCAACATTACGGTTCATTTCAATCAAGACCCATCCAACAGCTACACGGAACCCTACCGCCAGCAACAACGCCGCGGCGATAATTTAGAGGCGATTCTGGTAGAAGCAATTCGCCAAGCGACCACCAGTGTTGACGTGGCGATACAGGAGTTGCGCTTGCCGCAAGTAGCCCAAGCTCTGGCCCAACGTGCCCGAGAAGGTGTACAAATACGGATAGTTCTGGAAAATACCTACAGCCGTCCTTGGAGCGATTTTTCCCCAGCCGAAATTCAAAATTTTGACCAACGAAAACGCGATCGCTATCAAGAATTTGTCCAACTCGCCGATATCAATGGCAACGGCCAACTCTCTCAAAAAGAAATTCAAAAACGCGATGCTTTAGTCATCTTAAAAAACGCCAATATTCCCGTGATTGACGATACCGCTGATGGCAGTCGCGGCAGCGGTTTAATGCACCATAAATTTATCGTTATTGACGGACAAAAAGTGCTGGTTTCTTCTGCCAATTTAACCACCAGCGGCATCCACGGCGATTTTCTCAAACCTGCCAGTCGCGGCAACGCCAATCATTTATTAAAAATCGATAGTCCCCAACTTGCCCAAATTTTTACCAAAGAATTTGAACGCATGTGGGGAGATGGACCCCAAGGAAAACCAGACAGTCAGTTTGGTTTGCAAAAACCCCCACACCACTCCCAAAAAGTTTTTGTAGGCAATACACCAGTCACCGTTCGCTTTAGTCCTACCTCTCCCTCGCAACTCTGGTCTGCCAGTACCAACGGAACCATCGCCGAAATTCTGCAAGGGACCAACGAAACCACAGATTTGGCTTTGTTTGTGTTTTCCGAACAAAAAATTGCCAATGTTTTAGCAAAAAAATATCAACAAGGGGTAAAAATTCGGGCTTTATTCGACCCTGGTTTTGCCTATCGTTTTTATAGCGAAGGATTGGATATGTTGGGGGCGGCGTTGGCTCGTTCCAATTGCGAGTACGAATTAGACAACCAACCCTGGGAAAATCAACTTGCTAGCGTAGGCACTCCCACACTACCACCTGGGGATAAATTGCACCATAAATTTGCGGTGGTTGATGACAAAACGGTTATTACTGGTTCCCACAATTGGACGGCGGCTGCCAATCACGAAAATGACGAAACTTTATTGGCGATCGAAAATGCCACTGTGGCAGCGCATTTTATACGGGAATTCGAGCGTTTGTACGATACGGCGCGTTTGGGAGTTCCCGCGCGCGTGGCTGCCAAAATTCGCGATCGCCATACCCAATGCCAGACAATTGCTGCCCCGCAATCGGTGCAAGTTACGGGAAAAATTAATATCAATACGGCTACGCAAAAGGAATTAGAAACATTACCGGGAATTGGACCTGCTTTAGCCCAACGCATTATTGAAAAGCGATCGCAAAAGCCTTTTTCTTCTTTAGAAGATTTACAAGCAGTTTCGGGAATTGGTCCCAAAACGGTAGCGGACTTGAGCGATCGGGTAACATGGTAA
- a CDS encoding cysteine desulfurase family protein codes for MQVYLDYSATTPPREEAIAIVQEVMVQQWGNPSSSHAWGQRAATTLERARMQVASLLNAEIESILFTSGGTEANNLALMGVARQYRQPQHIIVSSVEHPAVSQVARMLETMGWQVTYLPVDAEGRVSPQDLEAALQDNTVLVSIIYGQSEVGTVQPIAQLVDIAHARGVCFHTDAVQAVGRLPIDLQKLPVDLLSLSSHKIYGPQGAGALYIRPQTAISPWMLGGGQEEGMRSGTQALPAIAGFGVAAEQMAAEMATEIPRLQKLRDRLIAQLSEIPGFDLTGSSQSDRLPHHVSFCLTQRDENITGKTLVRQMNRAGIAISSGSACHSGSVAPSPILLAMGYSEFDARSAVRMTLGRHTATADIDWTAMAFRQVIERLQPEPALSVR; via the coding sequence ATGCAAGTGTATCTAGATTACAGCGCTACCACACCACCTAGAGAAGAAGCGATCGCCATCGTGCAGGAAGTGATGGTCCAGCAATGGGGCAATCCTTCCAGTTCCCACGCCTGGGGGCAAAGAGCTGCCACCACCTTGGAACGGGCGAGAATGCAGGTAGCATCGCTGCTGAATGCGGAAATCGAATCGATCCTTTTTACCTCTGGTGGTACGGAAGCCAACAATTTGGCGTTAATGGGCGTTGCCCGCCAGTACCGCCAACCCCAACATATTATTGTCTCCAGCGTGGAGCATCCGGCTGTATCCCAAGTTGCCCGGATGTTGGAAACCATGGGTTGGCAAGTGACCTACTTACCGGTGGATGCTGAAGGTCGAGTATCTCCCCAGGACTTGGAAGCCGCCCTACAAGATAACACGGTTCTGGTTTCCATTATCTACGGACAAAGCGAAGTAGGTACCGTACAGCCCATTGCCCAACTGGTGGATATCGCCCATGCGCGCGGGGTTTGCTTCCACACCGATGCCGTACAAGCGGTGGGTCGCTTGCCGATTGATTTGCAAAAACTTCCCGTGGATTTGCTCAGTTTGTCCAGCCATAAAATTTACGGACCTCAAGGGGCTGGGGCTTTGTACATACGTCCGCAAACCGCCATTTCCCCCTGGATGTTGGGAGGCGGTCAGGAAGAAGGGATGCGTTCGGGAACCCAAGCCCTTCCCGCGATCGCTGGGTTTGGTGTGGCTGCCGAACAAATGGCTGCCGAGATGGCAACTGAAATTCCCCGGCTGCAAAAATTACGCGATCGCTTGATTGCCCAACTTAGCGAAATTCCAGGGTTTGATTTGACCGGTTCTTCCCAAAGCGATCGCCTGCCCCACCACGTCAGCTTTTGCCTCACCCAGCGCGATGAAAACATCACCGGCAAAACCCTGGTTCGCCAAATGAACCGCGCCGGCATTGCCATTAGTTCCGGTTCCGCCTGCCACAGCGGTAGCGTTGCCCCCAGCCCCATTTTGCTGGCTATGGGATATTCCGAATTTGATGCCCGCAGTGCCGTACGCATGACCCTGGGTCGTCACACCGCCACCGCCGATATCGATTGGACGGCCATGGCTTTTCGCCAAGTTATCGAACGCTTGCAACCAGAACCCGCCCTCAGCGTTCGCTAG
- a CDS encoding metal-sensing transcriptional repressor, whose protein sequence is MVQSDSYTNGQLPKNGDVETTAKDDSTVQPHCHLSSQSHPHVHDEESLRRIINRLSRIEGHVRGVKTMVQDSRPCPEVLVQIAAVRAALDRVARIILDEHLSQCISRAATDGENIETEIEELKAALDRFIR, encoded by the coding sequence ATGGTGCAATCGGATTCTTACACCAACGGCCAGTTGCCAAAGAATGGGGACGTAGAAACAACAGCCAAAGATGACAGTACGGTTCAACCACACTGTCACCTGAGTTCTCAAAGCCATCCCCACGTTCACGATGAAGAGTCGCTGCGACGCATTATCAACCGCCTTTCACGCATCGAAGGTCACGTTCGCGGTGTCAAAACCATGGTGCAAGACAGCCGCCCTTGCCCGGAGGTTTTGGTTCAAATTGCCGCGGTTCGCGCAGCTTTGGACCGGGTTGCCCGGATCATTTTAGACGAACACCTCAGCCAGTGTATTTCCCGGGCAGCGACGGATGGGGAAAATATCGAAACCGAAATTGAAGAGTTAAAAGCAGCCCTCGATCGCTTTATTCGCTAG
- a CDS encoding DinB family protein codes for MQKPEYFQTLSHYNQWMNERIYNACDRIPDNQRKENRGAFFGSIHGTLNHLLLADKLWLGRFYNQPFPVRSLDQELYANFDSLREERQSTDRQIQAWVDSLTEEQLAAPFAFHSHSQDRTCRFPLWHVALHFFNHQTHHRGQLTTLLTQWGCHPGVTDLLWLPAAELTSE; via the coding sequence ATGCAAAAACCCGAATATTTTCAAACGCTATCGCACTACAATCAATGGATGAACGAACGGATTTATAACGCTTGCGATCGCATTCCCGATAACCAGAGAAAAGAAAATCGCGGTGCTTTTTTTGGTTCCATCCACGGTACGTTAAACCACTTGCTGCTAGCCGACAAACTTTGGTTGGGGCGTTTCTACAACCAACCCTTTCCCGTTCGTTCTCTCGACCAGGAACTGTACGCCAATTTTGATTCACTGCGAGAAGAACGTCAAAGCACCGACCGCCAAATTCAAGCTTGGGTGGATTCTCTCACTGAGGAACAACTAGCAGCCCCTTTTGCATTCCACAGCCACAGCCAAGACCGTACCTGTCGCTTTCCCCTGTGGCATGTTGCCCTGCATTTTTTCAACCATCAAACCCACCACCGCGGGCAACTAACCACTTTGCTAACCCAATGGGGCTGCCACCCAGGCGTAACCGATCTGCTGTGGCTGCCAGCAGCCGAACTGACTAGCGAATAA
- a CDS encoding HAD family hydrolase, producing the protein MAELQALIFDVDGTLANTERDGHRIAFNRAFAEAGLSWHWSVSLYGELLAVSGGKERLRYYLENYHPDTKLPEPQQQYIAHLHGNKTRHYQQLLKEGSIPLRVGVKRLMQEAREAGIRLAIATTSALPNAMALIEKHFDPDWLEVIGAGDMVTNKKPAPDIYHYVLQAMQLSPEECLVLEDSQAGLQAATAAGLPTVITVNEYTQNQDFRDAKLVLNHLGDDQHPCTVLATQVDAIANIDCLNVEAARKLHARCQLKSQS; encoded by the coding sequence ATGGCAGAATTACAAGCGCTAATTTTTGATGTTGATGGTACCTTAGCCAACACCGAACGCGACGGTCATCGCATTGCTTTTAACCGCGCCTTTGCCGAGGCAGGATTGTCGTGGCATTGGTCGGTTTCTTTGTATGGAGAATTGCTGGCGGTTTCCGGGGGAAAAGAACGGCTGCGGTACTATTTAGAAAATTACCATCCCGATACCAAGCTACCCGAACCCCAACAACAATACATTGCCCACCTGCATGGGAACAAAACCCGACACTACCAGCAACTGCTCAAAGAAGGCTCGATTCCCCTGCGGGTGGGGGTGAAACGGCTGATGCAGGAAGCCAGAGAGGCGGGCATTCGTTTGGCTATTGCCACCACCAGCGCCCTGCCTAATGCCATGGCTTTAATTGAAAAACATTTTGACCCGGATTGGTTGGAAGTTATTGGGGCTGGGGATATGGTGACCAATAAAAAACCAGCGCCAGATATTTACCACTACGTTTTGCAAGCAATGCAGCTGTCTCCTGAAGAGTGTTTGGTGTTGGAAGATTCCCAGGCGGGATTGCAAGCGGCTACGGCGGCGGGGTTGCCGACGGTGATAACGGTGAATGAATATACCCAAAATCAAGATTTTCGCGATGCTAAGTTGGTTCTCAACCATTTGGGAGATGACCAGCATCCCTGTACGGTGTTGGCAACCCAGGTAGATGCGATCGCAAATATCGATTGTTTGAATGTGGAGGCAGCCCGCAAGTTGCATGCGCGCTGTCAGCTAAAATCGCAATCGTAG
- a CDS encoding secondary thiamine-phosphate synthase enzyme YjbQ, with amino-acid sequence MVHQEQIQLKTKGNGDMQDLSDRVAKIVRQSGIQTGMVNIFNIGSTASIGTIEFESGLQKDLPELLNRVMPPSREYGHEQTWHDGNGHSHLQATWMGPSLTVPIQAGRPILGTWQQIFHLECDIKPRQRTISVTVYGE; translated from the coding sequence ATGGTTCATCAAGAGCAAATCCAATTGAAAACAAAGGGAAACGGCGATATGCAAGACCTCAGCGATCGCGTCGCCAAGATCGTGCGCCAGTCCGGCATTCAAACGGGCATGGTCAATATTTTTAACATCGGCAGTACCGCCAGCATTGGGACCATAGAATTTGAATCAGGATTGCAAAAAGACTTACCCGAACTTCTCAATCGGGTAATGCCCCCCAGCCGCGAGTACGGTCACGAACAAACCTGGCACGATGGTAACGGACATTCCCACCTGCAAGCCACCTGGATGGGACCATCGCTGACCGTACCTATTCAAGCCGGTCGCCCGATTTTGGGAACCTGGCAGCAAATTTTTCATTTAGAATGCGATATCAAACCTCGCCAACGGACCATTAGCGTCACGGTGTATGGGGAATAG
- a CDS encoding DUF760 domain-containing protein: protein MNGPNYQTSEFFGNMPNGGEKNHLMEYIQSMSQETVSHLSQPDREVAQAMERNLYGILGALPSDQFGVTITTTRESLGRLLTSAMLTGYFLHSAQQRMAVEKSLQASDAGDEQQ, encoded by the coding sequence ATGAACGGACCTAACTATCAAACATCAGAATTTTTCGGCAACATGCCCAACGGTGGCGAGAAAAACCATCTCATGGAATACATCCAATCCATGAGTCAAGAAACCGTTTCCCACCTGTCCCAACCCGATCGCGAAGTTGCCCAAGCCATGGAACGCAACCTATACGGCATTTTAGGGGCACTTCCTTCCGACCAGTTTGGCGTCACCATCACCACCACCCGCGAAAGCTTGGGTCGGCTGCTAACTTCTGCCATGCTAACTGGCTACTTTCTCCATAGTGCCCAACAGCGGATGGCTGTAGAAAAATCCCTACAAGCATCGGATGCAGGCGATGAACAGCAATAG
- a CDS encoding TrpB-like pyridoxal phosphate-dependent enzyme, with translation MNTVKYILSENKLPTAWYNLQADLPKPLPPVLNPATNQPITAADLELLFPPALIEQEVSRDRWIAIPAAVRDIYRQWRPTPLYRARRLEKALDTPAKIYYKYEGVSPAGSHKPNTAIPQAYCNQQAGVKRLTTETGAGQWGSSLALAGTFFDLDIEVFMVKVSYQQKPYRRAFMESYGANVIPSPSDRTVAGRQILADHPDSTGSLGIAIGEAVEIAAQNQDTKYALGSVLNHVLLHQTVIGLETQAQLEQAGDFPDVIVGCTGGGSNFAGIAFPFMGAQLRGESPQPIRFVAVEPAACPTLTKGTYAYDYGDSAHLTPLVKMHTLGSTFVPSGFHAGGLRYHGMAPLVSHALDLDLFEATSYPQLACFAAGVTFAQAEGILPAPEANHAVKGAIDEALRCREEGTSRTILFNLCGHGHFDMQAYMDYQAGKLKDGEYSDAEVAMALAGLPSVE, from the coding sequence ATGAACACAGTCAAATATATTTTATCAGAAAACAAATTACCGACGGCTTGGTACAACCTACAAGCGGATTTGCCCAAACCTTTGCCGCCGGTTCTCAACCCAGCCACCAACCAACCCATTACCGCTGCGGATTTGGAACTTTTGTTTCCGCCGGCACTCATCGAACAGGAAGTCAGCCGCGATCGCTGGATTGCAATTCCCGCTGCCGTAAGGGATATCTACCGCCAGTGGCGACCCACGCCCCTCTATCGCGCCCGACGGTTGGAAAAAGCCTTGGATACCCCTGCCAAAATTTATTATAAGTACGAAGGGGTGAGTCCCGCGGGCAGCCACAAACCCAATACAGCCATTCCCCAGGCTTATTGCAACCAACAAGCAGGGGTCAAGCGCCTAACCACCGAAACTGGTGCCGGTCAGTGGGGTTCTTCGCTGGCACTGGCGGGCACTTTTTTTGACCTCGACATTGAGGTTTTCATGGTTAAAGTCAGCTACCAGCAAAAGCCCTACCGCCGGGCATTTATGGAAAGCTACGGTGCCAACGTCATTCCCAGCCCCAGCGATCGCACGGTTGCCGGTCGTCAAATCCTCGCAGACCACCCCGACAGTACCGGCAGTTTGGGCATTGCCATTGGGGAAGCGGTAGAAATTGCCGCCCAAAACCAAGACACCAAATACGCCCTCGGCAGCGTTCTCAACCACGTTTTGCTGCATCAGACGGTGATTGGTTTGGAAACTCAAGCGCAACTGGAACAAGCCGGGGATTTCCCCGATGTCATTGTGGGATGTACCGGCGGGGGCAGCAATTTTGCCGGGATTGCCTTTCCCTTCATGGGGGCACAACTGCGGGGAGAATCTCCCCAACCCATTCGGTTTGTGGCGGTGGAACCGGCGGCTTGCCCCACCCTCACGAAAGGGACATATGCTTACGACTACGGCGATAGCGCTCACTTAACGCCTCTGGTGAAAATGCATACCCTCGGCAGTACCTTTGTCCCTTCTGGTTTTCATGCGGGCGGTTTGCGCTATCACGGCATGGCACCTTTGGTGAGTCATGCGCTGGATTTGGATTTGTTTGAGGCAACTTCCTATCCCCAACTGGCTTGTTTTGCTGCTGGCGTGACGTTTGCCCAGGCAGAAGGGATTTTACCAGCCCCCGAAGCGAATCATGCGGTGAAAGGCGCTATTGACGAAGCGTTGCGCTGTCGGGAAGAGGGAACTAGCCGCACGATTTTGTTCAATTTGTGCGGTCACGGTCATTTTGATATGCAAGCGTATATGGACTATCAAGCGGGTAAACTGAAAGATGGCGAGTATAGCGATGCGGAGGTAGCCATGGCTTTGGCTGGTTTGCCTTCAGTGGAATGA
- a CDS encoding LysR family transcriptional regulator — protein MNPYKIKISQLRAFVKVAERGNFGTAAIELGMSQSSVSHAIATLEEELGVILLSRSRRGANLTSVGERIFVHAKAVLAPLADIVAEANQARGLQGGSVRIVAFRSIATHVLPKVLVRFQSYFPNIKVTLQEYEEPADIEQALRQGKADIGFVQSPACKDLNTFELLRDEYVVLLPPGAPWENKQLTWQELASYPLILSTTKGCSKLFRPYLQRSEVPLKIAYEIREDSTILSMVSQGLGAAILPRLAAEPIPKGIKMCFLPVPLQRVVEVATLQNANHPPAVFAFLDVLKQASDFDWQVAG, from the coding sequence ATGAATCCCTACAAAATTAAAATTTCTCAGCTACGGGCTTTCGTAAAGGTTGCCGAACGCGGTAATTTTGGGACGGCGGCTATAGAGTTGGGGATGTCTCAATCGAGCGTTAGCCACGCGATCGCTACTTTGGAAGAAGAATTGGGCGTGATTTTGCTCAGTCGCAGTCGTCGCGGTGCCAATCTCACTTCTGTAGGCGAACGCATTTTCGTACATGCTAAAGCCGTGCTCGCTCCTTTGGCAGATATTGTCGCTGAAGCCAATCAAGCCCGCGGTTTGCAAGGAGGTAGCGTGCGGATTGTGGCTTTTCGCAGCATTGCCACCCACGTTTTGCCCAAGGTCTTGGTGCGCTTTCAAAGCTATTTTCCTAATATTAAAGTTACCTTACAAGAGTACGAAGAACCCGCCGATATCGAACAAGCCTTACGTCAGGGAAAGGCGGATATTGGTTTCGTACAATCTCCCGCTTGCAAAGATTTAAACACCTTTGAGCTGTTGCGAGATGAGTATGTGGTGTTGTTACCGCCGGGTGCGCCTTGGGAAAACAAGCAACTCACTTGGCAGGAACTAGCTAGTTATCCGTTGATTCTTTCCACTACGAAGGGTTGTTCTAAGCTCTTTCGACCCTACTTGCAGCGATCGGAAGTGCCTCTAAAGATTGCCTACGAAATTCGCGAGGACTCTACTATTTTAAGCATGGTTTCTCAAGGGTTGGGGGCGGCTATTTTACCTCGTTTGGCTGCCGAACCAATCCCGAAAGGAATTAAGATGTGTTTTTTGCCAGTTCCCCTGCAACGAGTTGTGGAGGTGGCTACGTTACAAAATGCCAACCACCCTCCGGCGGTTTTTGCCTTTTTGGATGTGCTCAAGCAAGCCAGCGATTTTGATTGGCAGGTGGCTGGTTGA